A portion of the Calothrix sp. 336/3 genome contains these proteins:
- a CDS encoding DnaB-like helicase N-terminal domain-containing protein, with amino-acid sequence MFNIDSTYSAQRPINNIDAEMAVLGSIILDSAAIYKVADKLPVDAFTLEKHQIIYKCCLELHRNQISVNLLSVANILADKNLLGTVGGRSALTNLIDSIVSSAGVESATEVLLEKHTRRRLSLLSSQIEQLAHDRENPLSWTLEKLEQTVLQITGLRKHDDQGYWQKRDTVAFENLCKDLEEIEDIENAAQRDWLMRKLAKKWKFSNKKELLDFHAKWLDSQNKTYTYTAKEYFEKHGNQEQNWIFPGLIPLGSVLVAYGGAGVGKTRTAMTLAKYACAGGTFTYDGAEIEPMKTLLIETDQGARNTSKLLEMQDFFADDTVANRMVICDEWTVGEFGRLKQMLKQHEPKFVIIDSLMSVSTTSLYSENDTEYARPIIRLRHLAQEFNCTFLVIHHANAEGGVRGSRAIIASADEVWKLARTKNEIEEFNSLTIEKSRSRAPGAYKFVYDDDSWGWTFKGRIEDDIMGGNSQSASLMSRCIKFLKEKLGQVFQAEEIAEFVGSSRDSVRREMRRASNEGLVNVGRATGDTRKLVYYLGSRVSPVNNYTSDPSDRTETTSRIGLLPLPDKGSGRPDHLILKNQNFENAEKKVLGSDDQIRLIRCPETLPEETGTQITHLIMRDIQNGSDVETDTEKGELLTIPTGSGVDSNVNECKDGEGIKKSTSLKPVKVIYTSPVGEVKAIASPGGEDGGYEFRLEIPGLEPLISSTSHTEERLVCSTMKRRLMTYLKSLKWKIHVIVAPPGQYDWLPATLESFKPHQYDPNRGNWIFHCDRGEYSISDLSLIAIND; translated from the coding sequence ATGTTTAATATTGATTCCACCTATTCGGCACAACGTCCGATAAACAACATTGACGCGGAAATGGCGGTTCTAGGTTCTATTATACTAGACTCCGCAGCTATTTACAAAGTTGCAGATAAGCTACCTGTTGACGCTTTTACCCTGGAAAAACACCAGATAATCTACAAGTGTTGTCTCGAATTACACCGCAATCAAATATCAGTAAATCTGCTATCTGTAGCAAATATCCTTGCTGATAAAAATCTCCTAGGTACGGTGGGCGGTCGTTCTGCCCTTACCAATCTAATAGATTCAATTGTTTCCTCTGCGGGAGTAGAATCAGCTACGGAAGTGCTTTTAGAAAAGCATACACGCAGAAGATTAAGCTTACTGAGTAGCCAGATAGAACAGCTAGCCCATGACAGAGAAAACCCATTATCATGGACGCTTGAAAAACTGGAACAAACAGTTTTACAAATTACCGGACTAAGAAAACACGATGATCAGGGATACTGGCAAAAAAGAGACACCGTAGCTTTTGAAAATCTCTGTAAAGACTTAGAAGAGATAGAAGACATTGAAAACGCGGCTCAACGTGATTGGTTAATGCGAAAGCTGGCTAAAAAATGGAAATTTAGCAACAAAAAAGAATTGCTAGATTTTCACGCAAAATGGCTCGATAGTCAGAACAAAACCTATACCTACACGGCTAAGGAATATTTTGAGAAGCATGGCAACCAAGAGCAAAACTGGATATTCCCCGGACTAATTCCCCTTGGTTCGGTTCTCGTTGCCTACGGTGGTGCGGGTGTGGGGAAAACTCGAACCGCAATGACCTTGGCTAAATATGCCTGTGCTGGTGGAACCTTCACCTACGACGGAGCAGAAATAGAACCTATGAAGACTTTACTAATCGAAACAGATCAGGGGGCAAGAAACACTAGCAAACTATTAGAAATGCAAGATTTTTTCGCAGATGACACCGTAGCCAATCGGATGGTTATCTGTGATGAGTGGACGGTAGGGGAATTCGGACGGCTTAAGCAGATGCTTAAGCAGCATGAGCCAAAATTCGTCATCATAGATAGCTTGATGTCTGTTAGCACTACATCTTTATATAGTGAGAATGACACAGAGTATGCCCGTCCGATTATTCGGTTGCGTCATCTAGCCCAAGAGTTTAATTGCACTTTCCTGGTAATCCACCATGCCAATGCTGAGGGAGGTGTGAGGGGTAGCCGTGCCATCATAGCCAGTGCTGATGAAGTCTGGAAACTAGCCAGAACCAAAAACGAGATCGAGGAATTTAATTCCCTAACGATTGAAAAATCCAGAAGTCGCGCTCCTGGTGCGTACAAATTTGTTTATGACGATGATTCATGGGGCTGGACGTTCAAGGGCAGGATTGAAGATGACATCATGGGTGGGAATTCTCAGTCAGCTAGCCTAATGAGTCGCTGCATCAAGTTTTTAAAAGAGAAACTAGGGCAAGTATTCCAAGCCGAGGAAATAGCAGAATTTGTTGGTTCATCTCGTGATTCCGTTCGCAGAGAGATGAGAAGAGCATCCAATGAAGGATTAGTTAACGTAGGTAGAGCTACTGGAGACACACGTAAACTTGTATACTATCTTGGTTCGCGCGTATCTCCAGTTAACAATTACACATCTGATCCATCTGATCGTACTGAAACGACATCTCGGATCGGACTTCTACCCTTGCCAGATAAAGGTTCTGGGAGACCTGATCATCTGATCCTAAAAAATCAAAATTTTGAAAATGCAGAAAAAAAAGTTTTAGGATCAGATGATCAGATCAGGTTGATCAGATGTCCAGAAACATTGCCAGAAGAGACGGGAACACAAATTACACATCTGATCATGCGTGATATACAGAACGGATCAGATGTAGAGACTGATACCGAAAAGGGTGAATTACTGACAATCCCCACTGGATCAGGTGTAGATTCAAATGTAAACGAATGTAAAGACGGTGAAGGTATAAAAAAATCGACAAGTTTAAAACCAGTGAAAGTGATTTACACCTCACCTGTTGGAGAAGTAAAGGCGATCGCTTCACCCGGTGGTGAGGACGGGGGTTATGAGTTCCGATTAGAAATACCAGGACTTGAGCCGCTAATATCTTCCACCTCACACACAGAGGAAAGATTAGTGTGTAGCACGATGAAGCGACGCTTGATGACCTACCTAAAATCCCTCAAGTGGAAAATACACGTTATAGTTGCTCCTCCTGGTCAATACGATTGGTTGCCAGCAACACTGGAATCATTCAAACCTCATCAATATGACCCCAACCGAGGAAACTGGATTTTCCACTGCGATCGCGGTGAGTATTCGATTAGCGACTTGTCCCTGATAGCGATCAATGATTGA